A portion of the Lathamus discolor isolate bLatDis1 chromosome 5, bLatDis1.hap1, whole genome shotgun sequence genome contains these proteins:
- the UBE2J1 gene encoding ubiquitin-conjugating enzyme E2 J1 isoform X2: protein MEARYNLKSPAVKRLMKEAAELKDPTDHYHAQPLEDNLFEWHFTVRGPPDSDFDGGIYHGRIVLPPEYPMKPPSIILLTANGRFEVGKKICLSISGHHPETWQPSWSIRTALLAIIGFMPTKGEGAIGSLDYTPEERRALAKKSQDFCCEMCGTSMKTALLPLTSGRVSSQADKEAKELARQISFKSETQNSSAAASQEHTPPVSTNTSMSPRQRRAQQQSQRRPPSSTDFNRVQQPRVNMNHTGSTVLIVLLTLALAALIFRRICLANEYIFEL, encoded by the exons ATGGAGGCCCGATACAACCTCAAGAGTCCGG ctgtCAAACGTTTGATGaaggaggctgcagagctgaaggATCCTACAGATCATTATCATGCACAGCCTTTGGAg GATAATCTTTTTGAATGGCACTTTACTGTTAGAGGCCCTCCAGATTCAGATTTTGATGGAGGGATTTATCACGGGCGAATAGTACTACCACCTGAATATCCCATGAAACCACCCAGCATTATTTTGCTGACG GCCAATGGCAGGTTTGAAGTGGGGAAGAAAATTTGTTTAAGCATCTCAGGGCATCATCCTGAAACATGGCAACCATCATGGAGTA TAAGAACAGCTTTACTAGCCATTATTGGATTTATGCCAACCAAAGGTGAAGGAGCAATAGGATCTCTGGATTATActccagaagaaagaagagctcTTGCAAAGAA GTCACAAGACTTCTGTTGTGAAATGTGTGGCACATCTATGAAGACAGCCCTCTTACCACTAACATCTGGAAGAGTGTCAAGTCAGGCGGACAAGGAGGCTAAAGAACTTGCCAGACAAATTAGCTTCAAG TCTGAAACCCAGAACAGCAGTGCAGCAGCCAGTCAAGAGCATACTCCTCCAGTGTCCACTAACACGTCTATGAGCCCTCGGCAGCGCCGTGCCCAGCAGCAGAGTCAGAGACGGCCTCCGTCTTCAACTGACTTTAATCGGGTACAGCAACCAAGAGTCAACATGAACCACACTGGATCAACTGTTCTGATTGTCCTTCTGACTCTTGCATTGGCAGCTCTCATATTTCGTAGAATATGTTTGGCTAACGAGTATATATTTGAGTTATAA
- the UBE2J1 gene encoding ubiquitin-conjugating enzyme E2 J1 isoform X1, producing the protein MEARYNLKSPAVKRLMKEAAELKDPTDHYHAQPLEDNLFEWHFTVRGPPDSDFDGGIYHGRIVLPPEYPMKPPSIILLTANGRFEVGKKICLSISGHHPETWQPSWSIRTALLAIIGFMPTKGEGAIGSLDYTPEERRALAKKSQDFCCEMCGTSMKTALLPLTSGRVSSQADKEAKELARQISFKAEVNSSRKSDAGPSNTSGLNHSAAACEPQQGGAARAFQDPTSAMSETQNSSAAASQEHTPPVSTNTSMSPRQRRAQQQSQRRPPSSTDFNRVQQPRVNMNHTGSTVLIVLLTLALAALIFRRICLANEYIFEL; encoded by the exons ATGGAGGCCCGATACAACCTCAAGAGTCCGG ctgtCAAACGTTTGATGaaggaggctgcagagctgaaggATCCTACAGATCATTATCATGCACAGCCTTTGGAg GATAATCTTTTTGAATGGCACTTTACTGTTAGAGGCCCTCCAGATTCAGATTTTGATGGAGGGATTTATCACGGGCGAATAGTACTACCACCTGAATATCCCATGAAACCACCCAGCATTATTTTGCTGACG GCCAATGGCAGGTTTGAAGTGGGGAAGAAAATTTGTTTAAGCATCTCAGGGCATCATCCTGAAACATGGCAACCATCATGGAGTA TAAGAACAGCTTTACTAGCCATTATTGGATTTATGCCAACCAAAGGTGAAGGAGCAATAGGATCTCTGGATTATActccagaagaaagaagagctcTTGCAAAGAA GTCACAAGACTTCTGTTGTGAAATGTGTGGCACATCTATGAAGACAGCCCTCTTACCACTAACATCTGGAAGAGTGTCAAGTCAGGCGGACAAGGAGGCTAAAGAACTTGCCAGACAAATTAGCTTCAAG GCAGAAGTCAATTCATCCAGGAAGTCTGATGCTGGACCCTCAAACACGTCAGGATTGAaccactctgctgctgcatgtgAGCCCCAGCAGGGTGGTGCAGCTAGAGCATTCCAGGATCCAACAAGTGCAATG TCTGAAACCCAGAACAGCAGTGCAGCAGCCAGTCAAGAGCATACTCCTCCAGTGTCCACTAACACGTCTATGAGCCCTCGGCAGCGCCGTGCCCAGCAGCAGAGTCAGAGACGGCCTCCGTCTTCAACTGACTTTAATCGGGTACAGCAACCAAGAGTCAACATGAACCACACTGGATCAACTGTTCTGATTGTCCTTCTGACTCTTGCATTGGCAGCTCTCATATTTCGTAGAATATGTTTGGCTAACGAGTATATATTTGAGTTATAA